The Elusimicrobiota bacterium genome has a window encoding:
- a CDS encoding DUF47 family protein produces the protein MRNIFEWIGMKKEKEVLEHSQEHFGKVIQTVKELEKAVKSFVNKDFTNMRNFIHNVAQYEHDADIIRRKLIADMSTGVILPEDRTDLMNFVIRVDTIADWAHTAGRFLALWDGTVDESFGKELKIFIETSVNAVVKLKDVVDTIGNESEQKILELCTAVENTEEIADDQHRDLLKIILKSNLSISQVVVAHDLIEAIENISDACEIVADSLRILAVEISRR, from the coding sequence ATGCGAAACATTTTTGAATGGATTGGGATGAAAAAAGAAAAAGAGGTTTTGGAACACTCTCAGGAACATTTTGGTAAAGTTATTCAGACGGTAAAAGAACTTGAAAAAGCAGTCAAGTCGTTTGTAAATAAAGATTTTACAAATATGCGAAATTTTATTCATAATGTTGCACAGTATGAACATGATGCAGATATCATACGAAGGAAACTCATTGCTGATATGTCAACAGGTGTGATTCTTCCGGAAGACAGAACCGATTTAATGAATTTTGTTATACGGGTAGATACGATTGCTGACTGGGCACATACTGCCGGTAGATTTCTTGCATTATGGGATGGTACTGTTGACGAAAGTTTCGGGAAGGAACTGAAAATATTTATTGAAACATCTGTGAATGCAGTAGTAAAACTTAAAGATGTTGTTGATACTATTGGAAATGAAAGCGAGCAAAAAATTCTGGAACTTTGCACCGCTGTTGAAAATACGGAAGAAATAGCAGACGACCAGCACAGAGATTTATTAAAAATTATACTGAAATCAAATCTGTCAATATCGCAGGTTGTGGTGGCGCATGATTTAATTGAGGCGATTGAAAACATTTCTGATGCCTGTGAGATAGTTGCGGACTCTTTAAGAATTCTTGCAGTAGAAATTTCAAGGCGGTAA
- a CDS encoding adenylosuccinate synthase — MSTLVVVGLQWGDEGKGKVVHFLSKDADYIVRYQGGNNAGHTVVFDNNEFVLHLVPSGILEKGKKCIIGNGVVIDPEALVSEINFLEKRGIKVRERLFISDKAHIILPYHKILDAVREKIQKIGTTKKGIGPCYADKLARTGIRLGEYIDRNIFEQLLKNNLDEKAKMVGNIDEIKKSIFRNYSVIVDKIRNYVTDTPALINGLITKKKKIIFESAQGTLLDVDFGTYPFVTSSNPIAGGVCVGCGIGPTKIDKVLGIAKAYTTRVGEGPMPTELQNETGEFIQQKGKEFGATTGRPRRCGWFDAVAVKYAVMLNGCKEIVLTKLDVLDDLKKIKICVDYKYNGKIIKKFPSSRKIMQSINPVYIELSGWQESIKGITRFANLPVNARQYVKKIEQLIGAKISLISNGRSREEIVKMKN, encoded by the coding sequence ATGTCAACGCTTGTTGTGGTTGGGCTTCAATGGGGTGACGAAGGTAAAGGCAAGGTTGTGCATTTTTTATCTAAAGATGCCGACTATATTGTCCGTTATCAAGGTGGAAATAATGCAGGTCATACCGTTGTGTTTGATAATAACGAGTTTGTACTACATCTTGTTCCGTCGGGAATACTTGAAAAAGGCAAAAAGTGTATTATCGGGAATGGTGTTGTTATTGACCCTGAAGCATTAGTTTCTGAAATAAATTTTTTGGAAAAAAGGGGAATAAAAGTTAGAGAACGGCTTTTTATTTCTGATAAGGCACATATTATCCTGCCATATCACAAGATTTTAGATGCGGTCAGAGAAAAAATTCAAAAAATAGGGACAACAAAAAAAGGAATCGGACCCTGCTATGCAGATAAATTGGCGAGAACAGGTATCCGTCTGGGTGAATATATTGATAGAAACATTTTTGAGCAATTGCTTAAAAATAATTTAGACGAAAAAGCAAAAATGGTTGGGAATATTGATGAAATTAAAAAGTCCATTTTTAGGAATTATTCTGTTATCGTTGATAAAATCAGAAATTATGTAACTGATACACCAGCGTTGATAAATGGCTTAATCACGAAAAAGAAAAAGATAATTTTTGAGAGTGCGCAGGGAACACTTTTGGATGTTGATTTCGGAACATATCCATTCGTCACATCTTCAAATCCTATTGCAGGTGGGGTTTGTGTCGGGTGCGGAATAGGACCTACAAAAATTGACAAAGTTTTAGGTATCGCTAAAGCATATACTACACGGGTAGGCGAAGGACCAATGCCTACGGAATTACAAAATGAAACTGGCGAGTTTATTCAACAAAAAGGTAAAGAGTTCGGTGCTACAACCGGCAGACCTCGGCGGTGTGGCTGGTTTGACGCGGTTGCTGTAAAATATGCAGTTATGTTAAATGGTTGTAAAGAAATTGTGCTGACAAAACTGGATGTGCTGGATGATTTGAAAAAAATTAAAATCTGTGTTGACTATAAATATAACGGTAAAATAATAAAAAAATTCCCATCATCAAGAAAAATTATGCAATCTATAAATCCTGTCTATATAGAGCTATCAGGTTGGCAGGAATCAATCAAAGGGATAACAAGATTTGCAAATTTGCCTGTCAATGCCCGTCAATATGTAAAAAAAATAGAGCAACTTATCGGTGCAAAAATTTCGTTGATTTCAAATGGTAGAAGCAGAGAAGAAATAGTAAAAATGAAAAATTGA
- a CDS encoding response regulator transcription factor: protein MKPIKILIVEDDNIFRELLRERLKEEKDFKIVGETNNGYYVVKLAEEYKPDVVLMDISMPGMDGIEATKRILKKLNTKIIILSVYEDELHILDAVKAGAVGYVPKSKLVEDLIKTIHVVCQKGMSVSEIVISKLVYAVKTTTGAKKFTEREIQILKLVSDGFSNREIADNIFISEKTVKNQLNIIFSKLLVKNRAEAVKEAIHQKIISAG, encoded by the coding sequence ATGAAACCAATAAAAATACTTATTGTTGAAGACGATAATATTTTCAGGGAACTTTTGAGAGAAAGATTAAAAGAAGAAAAAGATTTTAAGATTGTTGGCGAAACAAACAATGGATATTATGTTGTCAAACTTGCTGAAGAATATAAACCTGATGTTGTATTGATGGACATATCAATGCCTGGTATGGACGGTATTGAAGCAACAAAAAGGATACTTAAAAAACTCAATACAAAGATCATTATACTTTCTGTTTATGAGGATGAATTACATATACTTGATGCTGTAAAAGCAGGTGCTGTAGGTTATGTGCCAAAATCAAAATTAGTTGAAGACCTGATAAAAACTATACATGTAGTATGCCAAAAAGGTATGTCAGTTTCAGAGATAGTTATATCAAAACTTGTTTATGCAGTAAAAACAACAACGGGTGCAAAAAAGTTTACAGAACGCGAGATACAAATCCTGAAACTTGTTTCGGATGGATTTTCTAATAGGGAGATAGCAGATAATATTTTCATATCAGAAAAGACAGTAAAAAACCAACTCAACATAATCTTTTCAAAACTTCTGGTTAAAAACCGTGCTGAAGCCGTAAAAGAAGCTATCCATCAGAAAATTATCAGTGCAGGTTAG
- a CDS encoding DUF2723 domain-containing protein — MMNNKLFWLMIIFLTSFTIYWLTLCPTVYWGDSADFASACWTRGIPHSTGYPLYTLCGTNAMFLGEQLFSGKEPVYWLNLTSVFFGAGSVSLLCIIIIVITNDFFAGIISSFVFAFLNPFWEVSTIAEVYTFNVFLLLLFFLIILLWLQKPDAYKLLYLGMFILGLSLANHLSLVSIIPAVVYILYHQRKILSSNVIITMCCMFLLGLTPYLYIFLRAQLSPVINSGESKTISLFFRFIFQRDFSYLIFQRTPIQILKITGVQFYSLLKEFTFVCIPFVIIGIIKCKKDFFSFSIFAFLGLMVLLSLYGKPGHRTPEADSIFLPGFALFITMTGIGIHFISDMIKSHFKRFGLFFIFSISLIPVWLMYKNFDRNNKRNYFFAYDYAINLLNMLPENGIFLAFDNSYVFSMWYLQNVKNLRTDVKPIFYIYLFQEWYQQQLKRLQPAIIIPSLKRNQKNWSDGILKFIEYNLNNFWVYTDFHPEYEKILKKKFFVFPVGLGFALTNTAHVSVAIPTPIYRIPEKFHKDETVKTVFNNYALTHDYLGKKYLKSGQFDLAINEFNKIVKLIGVNTHLLCNLGIAYYNKRDKNRAIQYWKESLKLEPSNPVPLKMLQRISK, encoded by the coding sequence ATGATGAATAATAAGTTATTCTGGTTGATGATAATTTTCTTAACATCTTTTACAATCTATTGGTTGACATTATGTCCGACAGTATATTGGGGTGATTCTGCTGACTTTGCATCAGCATGCTGGACAAGAGGTATTCCGCATTCTACAGGGTACCCATTATACACACTGTGTGGAACAAACGCAATGTTTCTTGGTGAACAATTATTTTCAGGAAAAGAACCTGTATACTGGTTAAATCTAACATCTGTATTTTTTGGTGCTGGAAGCGTTTCTCTTTTATGTATAATAATAATTGTTATAACAAATGATTTTTTTGCTGGAATTATTAGTTCGTTTGTATTTGCGTTCTTAAATCCATTCTGGGAAGTTTCTACTATTGCAGAGGTTTATACTTTTAATGTTTTTTTGCTGCTTTTGTTTTTTCTTATTATATTGCTCTGGTTACAGAAACCAGATGCATATAAGTTGTTATATCTTGGGATGTTTATTCTTGGACTTAGTCTGGCTAATCATCTTTCTTTGGTATCAATAATACCAGCAGTTGTGTATATTCTCTACCATCAAAGAAAAATCTTATCATCCAATGTAATAATTACTATGTGTTGTATGTTCCTGCTAGGGTTGACACCTTATCTTTATATTTTTTTGCGTGCTCAACTTTCACCGGTGATTAATTCAGGTGAGTCAAAAACGATATCACTGTTTTTCAGATTTATTTTTCAGCGAGATTTTTCGTACTTAATTTTTCAGAGAACACCAATACAGATACTAAAAATTACTGGAGTTCAATTCTACTCATTATTAAAAGAATTCACTTTTGTATGTATTCCATTTGTGATTATAGGAATTATTAAATGTAAGAAAGATTTTTTTTCTTTTTCTATTTTTGCTTTTTTGGGTTTAATGGTTTTGCTTTCTCTTTATGGTAAACCCGGACATAGAACTCCTGAAGCAGATAGTATCTTTCTGCCGGGATTTGCTTTATTTATTACAATGACTGGTATAGGAATACATTTTATCAGTGATATGATAAAATCGCATTTTAAAAGATTCGGATTATTTTTTATTTTTAGTATTAGTTTAATACCAGTCTGGCTTATGTATAAGAATTTTGATAGAAATAATAAACGAAACTATTTTTTTGCATATGATTATGCAATAAATTTACTAAATATGTTACCTGAGAATGGAATCTTTTTAGCGTTTGATAATTCATATGTATTTTCTATGTGGTATCTACAGAATGTTAAAAATTTGAGAACTGATGTAAAACCTATTTTTTATATTTATTTGTTTCAAGAATGGTATCAACAACAACTTAAAAGACTACAGCCGGCAATTATCATTCCTTCTCTAAAAAGAAATCAGAAAAATTGGTCAGATGGTATATTAAAATTTATAGAATACAATCTAAATAATTTTTGGGTTTATACTGATTTTCATCCGGAATATGAAAAAATTCTTAAAAAAAAATTTTTTGTTTTCCCTGTAGGATTAGGATTCGCTTTAACTAATACCGCGCATGTATCAGTTGCAATACCAACTCCAATATATCGCATACCAGAAAAATTTCATAAAGACGAAACTGTTAAGACCGTATTTAACAATTATGCATTGACTCATGATTATTTAGGAAAGAAATATCTAAAATCAGGACAGTTTGACCTTGCAATAAATGAATTCAATAAAATTGTAAAACTGATAGGGGTGAATACCCACTTATTATGTAATCTTGGTATTGCTTATTATAATAAAAGAGATAAAAATCGTGCGATACAGTATTGGAAAGAGTCACTAAAACTTGAGCCATCCAACCCAGTTCCCTTAAAAATGCTGCAGCGAATTTCAAAGTAA
- a CDS encoding alpha-amylase family glycosyl hydrolase — protein sequence MTDWIKEAIIYEIFPRVFSDEGNFQGIINRLPELQELGVNTLWLMPIQKIGKINRKGTLGSPYAVADHYSINSDLGDEKTFRQLVESAHKNNFRIIIDWVAMYTAWDHPWLKHHPDWYRQNEHGKIISVPNTDWYDIAHLNYGSFELHDAMIDAMAYWLKKFDIDGFRCDTAGNMYGLKPTIFWQKAISELRKIKSEILMLAEWEAPEFHINAFDLTYSWKLYHLLEEVRSNKSNVADIHQVLIQQKKEFPDGALRLRIIENHDEKRATATFGKEAVRVYATLIFTLDGVPLLYNGQEIGSTERPSHFEPFKINWQAGDKKLRNFYKKLIKIRKENPVLYLGTTNKIQTTCDEYIYAFSKEYKDQTVIVVINFSPNTSTVNLKFPSNGIWQDCIGNKTKGLSSQHLNADYQLAPYTSHIFVKK from the coding sequence ATGACTGATTGGATAAAAGAAGCAATCATTTATGAGATATTTCCAAGAGTGTTTTCTGACGAAGGCAATTTTCAAGGCATTATCAATCGCCTACCTGAATTACAGGAACTCGGTGTCAATACCCTGTGGCTGATGCCGATACAAAAAATTGGTAAAATTAATCGGAAAGGCACACTCGGGTCACCTTACGCAGTTGCTGACCATTATTCTATCAATTCTGATTTAGGTGATGAAAAAACTTTTCGTCAATTAGTAGAATCCGCACATAAAAATAATTTCAGAATCATTATTGACTGGGTAGCGATGTATACCGCGTGGGACCATCCGTGGCTCAAACATCATCCGGATTGGTATCGCCAGAATGAGCACGGCAAAATAATATCTGTTCCGAATACTGACTGGTATGATATCGCACATTTGAATTATGGCAGTTTTGAACTTCACGATGCGATGATTGACGCAATGGCTTACTGGCTAAAAAAATTTGATATTGATGGATTTCGGTGCGATACTGCTGGGAATATGTATGGCTTGAAACCGACAATTTTCTGGCAGAAAGCAATCTCAGAATTAAGAAAAATTAAGTCGGAAATACTTATGCTTGCAGAATGGGAAGCCCCGGAGTTTCATATAAATGCATTTGACCTGACATATTCATGGAAGTTGTATCATCTGTTGGAAGAAGTAAGAAGTAATAAATCTAATGTTGCAGATATACATCAGGTTCTAATCCAGCAGAAAAAGGAGTTTCCTGATGGTGCTTTACGACTGCGAATTATTGAAAATCACGACGAGAAACGAGCAACAGCAACCTTTGGTAAAGAGGCGGTTCGTGTATATGCTACCTTAATTTTTACACTTGACGGTGTTCCACTTTTATACAACGGACAGGAAATTGGCTCAACAGAACGACCTTCACATTTTGAGCCATTCAAAATTAACTGGCAAGCAGGTGATAAAAAGTTACGCAATTTTTACAAAAAACTTATCAAAATAAGAAAAGAAAATCCTGTTTTGTATTTAGGAACTACTAATAAAATTCAGACGACCTGTGATGAGTATATTTATGCATTCAGTAAAGAATACAAAGACCAAACTGTAATAGTTGTGATAAATTTTTCACCTAATACATCAACGGTAAACTTAAAATTTCCGTCTAACGGAATCTGGCAAGATTGTATCGGTAACAAAACAAAAGGATTAAGTAGTCAGCATTTAAATGCCGACTACCAACTTGCCCCATATACCTCACATATATTTGTAAAAAAGTAA
- the carA gene encoding glutamine-hydrolyzing carbamoyl-phosphate synthase small subunit has product MKNAVLLLEDGEIFFGESFGYDGETTGEVVFNTSMTGYQEILTDPSYKGQIVTMTYSHIGNYGINLEDFESVKPHLSGFIVKEYSKTYSNWRAKKSLAEFLKENKIVAIESIDTRALVKKIREKGSMKSIVSTIDFDKKSLLKKLKLAPDIIGRDLVKEVTCKTIYKFTKSPNRQIPHQCIGVGPIAQSPDVIVIDFGVKLNILRLLVEVGLNPIVVPAKTSFEKILSLKPKGILLSNGPGDPEGVPYAIKTTQQLLNSLLVTRYSVPIFGICLGHQILALASGAKTYKLKFGHHGSNQPIKNLKTGRVEITAENHNFAVKTRQIGDMRWGIEGNSDFEVTHINLNDGTLEGMEHKKLPIFSVQFHPEASPGPHDTKYLFEKFAKMVNE; this is encoded by the coding sequence ATGAAAAATGCAGTTCTACTTTTAGAAGACGGCGAAATATTTTTTGGTGAATCGTTCGGTTATGATGGTGAAACAACAGGCGAGGTTGTGTTTAATACATCTATGACCGGCTATCAGGAGATTTTAACCGACCCGTCATATAAAGGACAGATTGTTACAATGACATATTCGCATATTGGAAATTATGGAATCAATTTGGAAGATTTTGAGTCGGTAAAACCGCATCTTTCTGGCTTTATTGTTAAAGAATACTCAAAAACATATTCTAACTGGCGTGCAAAAAAATCACTCGCTGAATTCTTAAAAGAAAATAAAATTGTAGCAATTGAAAGTATAGACACACGAGCACTTGTAAAAAAAATAAGAGAAAAAGGCTCTATGAAAAGTATTGTTTCAACAATTGATTTTGACAAAAAATCGTTATTGAAAAAATTGAAATTAGCACCTGATATTATTGGCAGAGATCTTGTAAAAGAAGTCACCTGTAAGACAATCTACAAGTTCACCAAATCGCCTAATCGCCAAATCCCCCACCAATGTATTGGTGTGGGCCCGATCGCCCAATCGCCTGATGTTATTGTGATAGATTTCGGTGTTAAGTTAAACATTTTAAGGTTGCTTGTAGAAGTAGGTCTAAACCCGATAGTTGTACCAGCAAAAACATCTTTTGAAAAGATTCTGTCTCTGAAACCAAAAGGGATTCTTCTTTCAAACGGTCCTGGTGACCCTGAAGGTGTCCCTTACGCTATCAAAACAACACAGCAACTCCTTAACTCGTTACTCGTTACTCGTTACTCTGTCCCAATTTTCGGTATCTGTCTCGGGCATCAAATTCTCGCACTTGCCTCCGGTGCCAAAACATACAAACTAAAATTCGGTCATCACGGTTCTAACCAGCCCATAAAGAATCTGAAAACAGGTCGTGTAGAAATTACTGCTGAAAACCATAATTTTGCAGTTAAGACAAGGCAAATAGGAGATATGAGATGGGGGATTGAAGGTAATTCTGATTTTGAAGTAACACATATAAATCTTAACGATGGCACACTTGAAGGTATGGAACATAAAAAACTGCCAATATTTTCCGTCCAATTTCATCCTGAAGCATCACCAGGCCCACACGACACAAAATATCTTTTTGAAAAATTTGCAAAAATGGTTAACGAATAA